The Alphaproteobacteria bacterium DNA window AGATCTGGAAGATCGACCCCGACGCGGTGGTCTGGGAGAACGGCGAGGCGCGGCCGGCCGGCGACAACGCCGGCAAGTTCGACCCGCTGTCGCTGGCGCAGATCGCGGCGCGCGCCAGCGAGACCGGCGGGCCGATCGGCGGCGGAGTCTCGCTGAACACCACGGGCGCCGAGGGTGGCTTCGCCACCCATATCTGCGACGTCGAGCTCGATCCCGCGACCGGCCAGTCCAAGGTGGTGCGCTACACGTCCTTCCAGGATGTCGGCCGTGCGATCCATCCGGCGTACGTCGAGGGCCAGATGCAGGGCGGCGTGGCCCAGGGCATCGGCTGGGCGCTGAACGAGGAATACATCTACGACAAGAACGGCCGCGTCGATAACGCGAGCTTCCTCGACTACCGCATGCCGGTGGCCTCGGACCTGCCGATGCTCGACACGGTGATGATCGAGATCCCCAACCCGAAGCATCCCCAGGGCGTGCGCGGCGTCGGCGAGGTGCCGCTGGTGCCCGCACTGGCCGCCGTCGCCAACGCGCTCACCGCCGCGGCGGGCCACCGCTTCGACAGCCTGCCGATGTCACCGCCCAAGGTGCTGGCGGCGCTGGACAAGTAGCCTTTCTGTCATCCCGAGCGGAGCGAGGGATCCAGGCCGCCCCTGGATGTCTCGCTTCGCTCGACATGACAGGGTCAAGCCTTGGGCTCGTAGCGCAGGCCGAGCTTGAGCGTGACCTGGTAGCTCGCGACCTTGTTGTCGCGGATGGTGCCGCGCACCTCGGCGACCTCGAACCAGTCGAGGTTGCGCAGCGTGCGCGACGCCGTGCCGATCGCCGAGTCGATGGCGTCCGAGACCGACTTGTCGGACGTGCCCACCACTTCGGTCTTCACGTACGTACGGTTGGTGGTCATGGGCCCCTCCCTCCCTGTCACGAACGGCCGGCGATCTCACGCACGTGGCAACGACGTGGCCCAAATGCAAGAAGGGCCGCCCTCGCGGGCGGCCCTTCCATTGCCACGGCCTCGATTTCCGGGGCCAAGACGGCTCGATCAGTCGGTGTTCCCCGAAGTGGAGACAGCAACGATCCAGGCCTTGGCCTTACGGGGCCGAACGTGACAATGAGACACTGGATCACCTCCTTTCGGTTGTTGGAACAAGGACAGGCATTATGACGGATCGCGCGGCGCACGACAACAGGGTCCGCAACCTGGCCGACATCGAGGCGCTCGAGCGCGTGCCGGTGGGCGAGCGCATCCGGGCGCAGAACGTGCTGGAGCTGCTGCAGGGGGCGGCGCAGAAGAACGGCCGCTCCGTCGCCCTGCGCTACCTCGCCGGCACCGGGCCGGACGCCGAGATCGAGGACGTCAACTTCCTGCAGCTGCTGCGGCGCACGATCCAGGCCGCCAACCTGCTGCGCAGCCACGGCATCGCCCACGACGACGTCGTGACGCTGCTGATGCCCAGCGTGCCGCAGACCTTCTACGCCCTGTGGGGCGCGCAGATCATCGCGGTCGCCAATCCGGTGAACTACTTCCTCGAGGCACAGCAGATCGCCGGCATCATGAAGGAGGCTGGCGCCAAGGCGCTGATCGCCGCCGACCCGTCGATCTTCCCGGACATCTGGCCCAAGGTCGAGGCGATCCGCGCCGCCATGCCGGAGCTGAAGGTCTTTCGCGTCGGCGGCGGCGGCAACCTGCCCGGCGTTATCGACTTCGACGCCGGACGCGCGGCGCAGGCCGGCGACTGGCTGCTGTCGAAGAAGCCACTGCGCGCCGACACGCTGGCCGCGCTGTTCCACACCGGCGGCACCACCGGCCTGCCCAAGCTGGCGCGCCACACGCATGGCGCGCTGGCGCTGATGGCGTGGACCAACACGCTGCTGTTCGACATGGCGCCGGGCACGGTGCTGCTCAACCCGCTGCCGCAATTCCATGTCGGCGGCTCGCTGTTCGGCGCGCTGGCGCCGGTGGCCAATGGCTGGACGGTGGTGATCCCCACGCCGCTGGGCGCGCGCAACCCCAACGTGGTGCGCGACTACTGGGGCATCGTCGAGCGCCACAAGGTCACCATCGGCGGCGCCGTGCCGACCTCGCTGGCGGCGATCATGAACGTGCCGCGCGA harbors:
- a CDS encoding dodecin domain-containing protein: MTTNRTYVKTEVVGTSDKSVSDAIDSAIGTASRTLRNLDWFEVAEVRGTIRDNKVASYQVTLKLGLRYEPKA
- a CDS encoding acyl-CoA synthetase; its protein translation is MTDRAAHDNRVRNLADIEALERVPVGERIRAQNVLELLQGAAQKNGRSVALRYLAGTGPDAEIEDVNFLQLLRRTIQAANLLRSHGIAHDDVVTLLMPSVPQTFYALWGAQIIAVANPVNYFLEAQQIAGIMKEAGAKALIAADPSIFPDIWPKVEAIRAAMPELKVFRVGGGGNLPGVIDFDAGRAAQAGDWLLSKKPLRADTLAALFHTGGTTGLPKLARHTHGALALMAWTNTLLFDMAPGTVLLNPLPQFHVGGSLFGALAPVANGWTVVIPTPLGARNPNVVRDYWGIVERHKVTIGGAVPTSLAAIMNVPREGHDISSLKAFVTGGSTVPVELIRRIEREIGAPVIEGYGMTEVHCYSTMNPLHGERRSGSVGLRLPYLQLRIADVAPDGTIRRDCATGEIGHVLMKGPQVTPGYLDTRHDRGAMLADRWLDSGDLGRLDADGYVWLTGRSKDLIIRGGHNIDPVVIEEALNRHPAVETAAAVGLPDTYAGELPMVYVQLRPGATATAEELREFCRSEIPERAAVPVQVVTIPVMPVTGVGKIYKPALRLDAAQRAFDAALAPLRAEGVGAEVTVGNDATHGTLATVRVAAAGEASKDAIVKRCADLLGGFQIRHAVTFL